The Elephas maximus indicus isolate mEleMax1 chromosome 11, mEleMax1 primary haplotype, whole genome shotgun sequence genome contains the following window.
GTTCTTGATTGTGAAACCTAGACATATGTCATATTTTTGCAGGCAAAATCCCAAACCTACTACCGGAAGGTTCCGTGGACAGGGAGACCAGGATGGTCCTGGTGAATGCTGTCTACTTCAAGGGAAAGTGGAGAACTCCATTTCAGAAGAAACTAAATGGACTTCATCCTTTCCGTGTGAGCTTGGTAAGAGGCAACAAGATGCATCTCTCTAACTTTTTTTTACGCTAGATAGAGACGGAAAATTAGAGATCAGTCAGTGATGCACCTAAATGACTTGCTAGTCTTAGGTTATGCACATTGGGTAATTGATTGACCCTTTCAAGCTACTGAATATCACTCAGTAATTTATGAGAAAAGAACCctagtggtccagtggttaagcgctcagctgataaccaaaaggtctgcagtttgaaccaaccagcgaTTCCAGGGAATAAACATGTGACAgccagtttccataaagattacagcctatggggcagttttactctgtcctatagagttactatgagtccaaatcgacttgacaacaacgggtctttttttttttttttttttaatttataagagGCAGTATGATCATGAGCCTACCTTGACTCAAGTATTTGCTCTCCTACTTACCAACTATGACCTTACTGATCttccatgcattccatttcttgaTCTATAAAACTGGGATAATAATATTATCCACCTCAAAATGTTGCTGTAAGGAATCAATGAGATTTAGCAGAGTTCCTAGCCCataaagtagccctggtggcacaatggttaagtgcttggctgctaaccaaaaggttgatggttcgaacccacccagcagctccacgggagaaagacctggtgatttacttccgttaagattacagcctaggaaatcctatggggcagttctactttgtcacacaaggttgctgtgagttggaatctactcaatggcacctaatagcaCAAGAACATGGCCATTCGTGGgtagtcaacaaatattttatttatttatttatttatttattattctccTTAAAAAACGGGTAAACTTGAAAAAAGCCAATAAATTCAAAGCACTCACTGTAAGGGCATGCAAATgatttgttttattgatttttaaaaacatttcttcaaCACTAAAGCAGAGCCCACTCTCTTTTATGCCTAACTGTAAATCTCTAGACATCTCAGTAGCAGCTttcatatttactttttaaaaatttcagactGAGCACAAACCTGTACAGATGATGTACTTGCATGAAAAGCTGAACATTGGGTACATAGAACACCTAAAGACTCAGATTCTAGAACTCCCATACGCTGGAGATGTCAGCATGTTCCTGTTGCTTCCCGATGAAGTTGCCAATGTGTCTACTGGCTTGGAGTCGGTAAGGCATGCCTACTttaattgttttaaatttctgGAGCTAACCCTACCTCTTAGGAGATGAACATGTCTACGTCTTAGGAAATATGTGAAGTGGTTGAGAGTAAATATGCCATGTCTCAAACTTTCATTCAAAGTATTTGGTTCAGACTTAAATGTCTGTTACACATGCCACCTTCCTGCAAAAATTTTACCGATCCAGCACATTTTTATCTCACCCACAATATAGTAAAGTCGCTGATTTTTAACATTTGAGTTAACATAGagttgttttccttttcctttttttaaaataaatactcaCTGGTAATTTTTGGATTTACAGCTAGAAGGTGAGATAACCTATGACAATCTCAACAAGTGGACCAGTGAAGACACGATGGAGGAAGATGATGTTGAGGTGTACATTCCCCAGTTCAAATTGGAAGAGCGTTATGAACTCAAATCCATTCTGAGAAGCATGGGCATGAGTGATGCCTTCAGCAAAGGCCAGGCCAATTTCTCGGGAATGTCAGACAGGAATGACCTGTTTCTGTCTGAGGTGTTCCACCAAGCCGCCGTGGATGTTAATGAAGAGGGCACGGAAGCATCTGCTGGCACGGGGGCCATTATGACAGGAAGAACTGGCCACGGAGGCCCACGGTTTGTGGCAGATCATCCTTTCCTCTTCTTTATCATGCATGGAAGGACCAAGAGCATTCTCTTTTTGGGCAGATTCTCCTCACCCTGAAATTGACAGTTTCTCTTTTTGCAGAGGAGTTTGTAGCGTGAGCTGTAAGCTGCAGAATTCCCATCTCAAGTGCCAAAACTTTAGAGATTTTTCCTACATATATCTCTTTTTCTGAGCAACATCTACAGGTTAAAATTGACTAGTTACATAAgtcacattaaatataaatacataagtAACCAGACAACCATGTCAATCAAAACGTGACAGCCCTAGTAATCACCTGGTTCCCTAAAATGGGATGATGTCCCATGTTCTTCCCTACTAGTCTATTTTGTAGCATTGACTTTCATTgtgttatttattgttttatataatgTATAATGGTGTTTTTTTATTGCTCACTATTTAATGTAACCGATAAAGTTACAGAAGCAAGCAATCAGATAATTTTCTATCTAAAGAAATGCATTAACTTGTTCTTTTTATAAGAAAGGATGAGTCTTTTTCCATATCCTTCTGTAAGAAATACTGAGaataaagtgttgaacagcagacaaatattatatgcagACAAATATATTAGATGTGTCTGTAACTTATATTATATTGCAACTATATAATAAATAAACATGTTTCCCTACAACCATTTGCTTGTTGTCATTCCATTAGGTCTACAGATCATAAGACCTGTTGCATCTTGATTCCCAGGAATAGGGCATCATGGCTTACTTGTGGAAACCTAGGAAAAATAGGTGAAAGGAGCAGAGGGCGTAATGGCCTGTTTCGCAAGGAGACTCAGTTTAGGGGTGGCTCAGATTGTGTGAGAAATGGATCTGCCTTTATGCAGCAGCAAAATGCATAGCAATTCAGAAGAATAATCTAGGTCAGAGTCCTCTGAGGAAACCAGGGTTTAAACCTCAAGGACACCAGAAATAAACACTTAAGCCCAGTGGCCCAGACACAGAATCAAGGTCATAGTCATTGAGCTGAAAGTTCAGAGGAGTGGAGATACTCTGAGTAGGAGGGGAAACACAAGATGGCTCCTGTAGTGctatgaattgtgtctcccaaaaagataggTTCAAGACCTAACCTATGAATGTGActctttttggaaatagggtctttgtgtAAGTATTTAAGATGAGGTCAGACTAgaatagggtgggccctaatccaatatggcaGGTGTCCTTATgtgaagaggaaaagagacacaaaAGGAAGATGcatgtgacaatggaggcagaggttggagtgacgCATCTACAAACCAAGGGACTCCAAGAAATGCCAGAAACAACAGAAGCTAGAAAGAGGCAGGAAGGATCCTATAGCCTTCAGAGAGATGATGACCCTGCAGGCACCTTGACTTTGAACaccttagcctccagaactgtgagaaaacaaatttcgtttgttttaagccacctttttttttttttagtttgtggtACTTCGTTATGtagccctagaaaactaacacTACTCCTTTTAAGGGTGTTTGTTTCGAATACCACATGGGATGGTTTTTAGTGGGTAAGGCTGAGTTGAAGGGTCAGAAGTAGAGCAGAACTTAATTTAAGACCTGAGAACTAGGGCATATTGGGAGTCTGGGCAATGGAACTGTCTGCAAAGCCTAGTGCAGAGGTGGGCTTGATACTGGAAATGCTCTCCAGGCAACAACTCCTTATCATGAAAGAGCAGGAAAAGTTGACCCACCATGGCATGGTGGCTAAAGAAGTAGCCGCATGACCCCATTCAAGTACCAGTTCTAACACTCATATACGGTCCAACCATGAGCCAGGAATGTCACTTTATTTCACTTCAGTTTTATTTCAATGGAAAATAGCACTTTTcctataggagccctgatggagcaatggctaagcacttggttgctaaccaaagggtcagtatttcaaatccactagctgctccaaaggaaaaaagacctggcagttggcttccataaacaTTGCCATGGACtgtgttccgactcatagctaccctacatacaacagaatgaaacactgcctggttctgcttcaccctcacaatcattgctatgtttgagcccattgttgcagccactgtgtcaatccatctcattgagagtcttcctctttttctctgacactctattttatgaagcatgatatccttctcaagggactggtccctcctgctaacatgtccaaagtacataaggtgaagtcttgccatcctcccttctaaggaacattctggttgtacttctcccaagacagatgtgtttgtacttctggcagtgcatggtgcattcagtattcttcaccaacgccataattcaaaggcattaattcttctttagccttccctactcattgtccagtttttgcatgcctaacatgcaaaaccctatggggcagttcgactctgttctatagggttgctatgaatgggaattgcctcaatggcgcaaaacaacaacaatccttttcCCATAAGGCTGTTATGATGGTTACATGAGTTCATACATATCAAGCAATTAAAAGAATGTTTGAAATATACCATATTTAATAAATAGTAACGATTATGAAAAAGTCCTTTGGTGGCACAAATAGCTAagttctcagctactaactgaaaggttggcagttcaaacttacccagagacacctcagaggaaagggctggcaatctacttctgaaaaatcagtcaccgaaagccttatggagcacagttctgctctaaaacacatggagtcaccatgagttggaattgactcaacagcaactgttgttttatttttattttcagcaaCTATGATTACTATTATATTTGTCAGTAATTAAGCTGTCTCAGTGTCAGCTGGTCAAATAAAGCTATCTTAGTGTCAGCTGGTCAAACACATGCATAGAATCCTAAAAATATATTTAGTTCTTCTTTTAAAGGCTTTAATTTTGATCTATTCTCCTGTAATCAGACATTTTTAAAACTTGGAGGTTCTTGCTCTTGTATCCTCctatttaaggttttttttttttttttgtccattaatAGTTCATTCAACAAAGCAGGAGGTGGTAACTTTCTGAACCTTTGTACGTCTTAAAATGCCTATATTTAAGTTTCACTCTTGAATTAGAATGTGTGTAGAATTCTAGTTTTAAAGCCATCTTCAGCACTTTGAGGGTGTGGTTCATTATCTTCTGGCATCCAAAGATGGGAAAGTTGCTATCAAAATAATTCTTGGTCCTTGTGGTTTTAAGAATTTTCTCTGCTTTTAATGATGTTCTTGGTATTTCACTGCATTGtggatattttaaaattgttctttTAAAAGGTATCTTGTTCATCAGCAGATTTCTTCCATCTGGGGACTTGTATCTTGCTTTAGTTTCAGGAAACTCTCAGCCATTGTCTCCTCACTTGCCCCCACCCCATTCAATCTACTCACTTCTGGACTCCCATTAGGCTGATACTGGAGCTTTAGGAGCTGGTCTCCAGGTTTTTACAATTGTTTGAATAGGTAATAAATCCACCCAGTTCAAACATGAAATATCATAAAAATGCTTAGAGCAAAAACTCTTCCTCCTACCCCTGTTCTCCTTTCAAGTAGTTCCTGTCCCTCATACCCCACTAATAATATGTCCATGTTGCTATATATACCTAGGCAGTCTGtaaataacaacaaacaaaattataCTAATAATATTGTCTGGTTAACTTAATATATAATTCCCTCTTTCTCTGTTTCCACCTCCCAACAGGCAGCAAAATAATGCACAACCATGATCTTAAGTACTAGACAGTATGTCTATATTTGGGGATTTTAACCAAAGGTAACTGGGCATCTAGAGAAGattttggagaaaaataaataaaacttagtcTGGGACTTTAAAGAAGATGAAACCATTTCTTGGCTGATTCAGCAGAATCCACATGGATGCATTGAATGTAACATAAATAACTTGGCCCATCTCCACACTGAGCAGATGCAACTGTGTCAGCCCTGGTGAGCTGCTGCCAGTCAAGAAGACAAGAAGTTCCTCTATCTGGGGCTCCATAGTATACTTTTAGTTAATAATAGTCCTGGGGTAGCGTGAATAACCTATCTGCTCAGCACAAGTCAGGCAGGCACCACAGAATTTCCTGCCATGTGTCCTGTTCTCTATCCAAATCCAGAGTAGTGCTATTCTCTGGGTTCCATACCAACATGCAAGTGTTAAACTCTGAACCAGTTAGCCAGAAGGTGTGAGTGCCCccatgtaaaaatggcatggcagaagcatctggcctcctctaacttcatgagtgggaaggaaaatcaagatcaataATAGGCCACGGCTGATTCcaatgaggcagaggtcagacatgcctcctctctccaccatctttaccaattctgacaccagctgtcccacCCTGTctcaatggctgtgacttttcagaagcagatcaccaggtctttctttcaaggcacctctgggttgacttgGTGCATtaccttttcagttagtagccaagtgcttaaacatttatGTCACCCAAAGCAGCCTTATGCACATCACACCATGATAGAAAATGAAGTTATGAACCTAACTTTCTTCCTTTGTAGTGAGTAAGGCAGGGTGAGAGAACATTCAAAGGGAGAAATAAAGAGAACCAGAAAGGATGACTCACCATTCTCCTCAGTAACTGTCTAGAAGCCTTGAACCAGACCCCTTGTCCCTGCTGGTGGGGAGAATGACatcccatggggaagttctgctctgggtTCCACACTAACATTCTAAAGGACAGGAGAAGCAGAACTTCTTGGTGTTTTTCACATCAGTACCTTAGAGCAATTTTAGCATTTAAATGGTAAATACTTCACCAACAACATGTTCCATTTTATTGGCCATTATTATTCCACTAATTTGAAGCTTTCtggttttgcttaaaaaaaaaaaaaaaaagcctgttgggGAACACCACTCTCCTTGCTACCAGACTGGAGAAGTGGTTAAGCAAGGAGGGTGTGAATTAAAATGTGTCAGAATTCAGGTCTCTACATGTGGACAGACATGGAAATTGTGTGCAATTCGACAATACAGGCAAAAatctctatcatctctctctgtctttttaattgAGCTTCTGGGCAAGTTAAGTCTGAAAGGAAGAGTGTGTACAGGCTTGTGAAAGGAATCAAAAGGTGGGGCCAAGGAGAGGGAGGAGCTagaactttttttccccccctacaGTTAAAAGTTACTTAACTCTTCAGCCACAATCTCTTACTCAAGGGACAAACTGCCAATTCTCCTCCAGAGGAAAAAAACAGGTATTGTAAATATTTCTTTGGTTAAAAATGtcacttatgttttttttttctttgttgaagtgcCTAGTTAAATGAATTCTCAAGGCTCCCTAAAAGCATAGAAAGAATTGGCTTTAGCATTGCTATTTTTATAAGGCTCCATCTCCCAAGAATTCTGTGCAAATTAGAGAGACCCAGCCCTGAGCTTGTTCAAGGTTTGTACTGGAAAGAATGTTAAGGGGGAGAGGTTATTCATCTCCTAAGAGGTTAGAAACTTAATTACCACTAATTAAGGAATTACAAAACCACAAATGGAGCTTCCTCCTATCATGTTTCTGGATTTGCTACTTTTGGAACTGTCAGGCAAAGAAAAATAGAATCATCTTGGTAACTGAGACAAAATCTTTTCAACCCTTTAGAGGAATGGAACTGGCAACATGAATTTAGATACTGGTCATTAGTGTGTAGAACTAATGGTTTGAGCCCACTTGCACCCCCCACCTGACATCCCACCTTCCTATCCTGGCCACAATTCCATAAGACATTAGCATTCTTCTCTTTCATGGAATTATCTAAGCTCCTAGCCCCGCAACCTGCACCAGGTTTTGATCTTAAAACATCCCACACTATTACCTCCCTCATATGTATGTTCTAGATTATGCCTTAATAGATGCTAATAATGATGTTGATGGGGGAAATAAGGAAGCTGAAGATAACTGGATACTAACTTTTCACAAGAAATTAGCTCTTTAATTAGAGAGAATTATTCTTCTCAGGAATTTTTAGCAAGTAGCTGAACTCTAGGGTAACCATAAACCATAGGTAGAAAGATAAAAATTCTAAGCTCTAAGATAATACTTTCTCCTTTCTTCATGATAAGTGTGGTTTGGCCATGGAGTCAGGCATTGTCCATGTGAATAtaatttgtgatttaaaaaagcaaagcttTAGTATATAAGTAGTAAGCAAAGTGTCATTTGAATGGatacagccctaggaaactagggAAGTTATTTCTAAGATGACATTGAATCTGTTgagaaaaaatacaggaaagtttTGAATGTTTTATAAGGGGGTAGAGTTACTGCaaaacgagttttttttttaatcaaataatatTAGGCTGGGATTATTGTCAACTTCTGGAATGGGCGGAAGCCACACCCAGGACATTATTTAGAAGCTGGGAAGCTGTTTGGTTACCTATAAGCCTATGGTTAGGAAGGATTTCAGCAGTATCGGTGTTAACAAAATTCATGATGAAACCAAAACTTTGCCTACACACGCCTCCCACTTGATTCAACTATTTGACTACAGAGGACCCCAACCTTCCTAAAAGCTCTCATTCTAGTTTCTCAGAAGGTGAGGAGATGTCAGAGTGAGGCCAAGCTCTTATGGCACTCACACTAATGGGAGTGGGTAAGCCTAGGAATTGAATCTATTTTTAATCATCTAACCAACTTGAGAAATTGTTTTGCTATAAAATGGCAATAGATTACACTAGCTAACTCTTTGATGGAGACCCagttttaaatgacattttaattaaaataccaGGACAATTAGAGGTAAAATTTAGAAGCTGAATATCAAAGAGTGAAAAAACCTGAGGCTCCTTGCTGAAGAAAACCAGCTTCAGAGGCTTTCTAGTGAGtgactgaagaagatttgatggctttgtattatggtgttggggaaaaatattgaatataccatggactgccaaaagaatgaaaaaaactgtcttggaaga
Protein-coding sequences here:
- the SERPINB2 gene encoding plasminogen activator inhibitor 2, which gives rise to MEELYVANTIFALNFFKHLLETSPTQNLFFCPWSISSTMAMVYLGARGKTADQIAQVLQFNKVGGHRIIPVTPQNFTGYEIMQQIKKATYPDAILQAQAGNTIHSSFQSLISAINSSSGGYLLESINQVFGEKSTRFNEEYIKLSKKYYSTEPQAVDFLERADEARKKINSWVKAQTNGKIPNLLPEGSVDRETRMVLVNAVYFKGKWRTPFQKKLNGLHPFRVSLTEHKPVQMMYLHEKLNIGYIEHLKTQILELPYAGDVSMFLLLPDEVANVSTGLESLEGEITYDNLNKWTSEDTMEEDDVEVYIPQFKLEERYELKSILRSMGMSDAFSKGQANFSGMSDRNDLFLSEVFHQAAVDVNEEGTEASAGTGAIMTGRTGHGGPRFVADHPFLFFIMHGRTKSILFLGRFSSP